The following are encoded together in the Oceanobacillus zhaokaii genome:
- the coxB gene encoding cytochrome c oxidase subunit II, producing MNGWMGKIRAVLMLSILSLVLAACGKENLTALDPKGYGADTSMDMIILTTLIMVVVFLVVIIVYSIVLVRFRRKKGQENYIPKQVEGNHTLEMVWTAIPIVLVLIMGVPAVMTVFDLADESEASDSINIEVTGNQYWWHFNYAGEEVVTSQDLYIPTGEKVYLNMQSSDVIHSFWVPSISGKMDVNPENVNTMYIEAYEEGVYWGKCAELCGPSHSLMDFKVIAVSPEEFDQWIADMQSVDPADEPQDAVAQEGKELFEANNCMGCHAIGSSPSAVGPNLTNFGDRTKIAGFLEPTEENLVDWIMDPESIKPGNKMTGNYPDLSEDEASSIAAYLMQLKPSEVTPESVGGIN from the coding sequence ATGAATGGTTGGATGGGGAAAATTAGAGCAGTTCTGATGTTAAGTATTCTATCCCTTGTGTTAGCGGCTTGTGGTAAAGAAAACTTAACGGCGCTTGATCCAAAGGGGTACGGTGCAGATACATCGATGGATATGATTATACTGACAACATTAATCATGGTAGTAGTGTTTCTAGTAGTAATCATTGTTTATTCAATCGTATTAGTTCGATTCCGTCGAAAGAAGGGTCAAGAAAATTACATACCAAAACAAGTAGAAGGCAATCACACCCTTGAAATGGTATGGACAGCAATCCCGATTGTATTAGTTCTTATCATGGGAGTTCCAGCTGTAATGACTGTTTTTGATTTAGCGGATGAATCAGAGGCAAGTGATAGTATCAATATTGAAGTTACTGGTAATCAGTATTGGTGGCATTTCAACTATGCTGGCGAAGAAGTAGTAACGAGTCAGGATCTATACATTCCTACTGGCGAAAAAGTATATTTGAATATGCAATCCTCTGATGTAATTCACTCTTTCTGGGTGCCAAGTATTTCTGGGAAAATGGATGTAAATCCTGAAAACGTAAATACAATGTATATTGAAGCATATGAAGAAGGCGTATATTGGGGCAAATGTGCTGAATTATGTGGACCATCACATTCACTGATGGACTTTAAAGTAATTGCTGTAAGTCCAGAAGAATTTGATCAGTGGATTGCGGATATGCAAAGTGTTGATCCTGCTGACGAGCCACAGGATGCTGTTGCCCAGGAGGGTAAAGAATTATTTGAAGCGAACAATTGTATGGGATGTCATGCTATCGGATCATCACCATCTGCAGTTGGTCCTAACCTAACCAACTTTGGTGACCGTACGAAAATTGCTGGTTTCTTAGAGCCTACAGAAGAGAATTTAGTAGATTGGATTATGGACCCTGAATCTATTAAACCTGGTAATAAGATGACAGGGAATTATCCGGATTTGTCTGAGGACGAGGCAAGTAGTATTGCAGCATATTTAATGCAATTGAAACCATCAGAAGTTACTCCTGAAAGCGTAGGGGGAATTAATTAA
- a CDS encoding DUF420 domain-containing protein → MPFLPTISTLFIILSAVLMAIGWNFIIKGKAKAHKITMISSAISALLFLIIYMSRTIFIGNTSFGGPEDLKIYYTIFLIFHIILATSGAVFVVATLILAFKRKIRIHRKIGPVTAVIWFFTAITGVMVYLFLYIFWDAGETTNLFRAIWGF, encoded by the coding sequence ATGCCTTTTTTACCAACAATTAGTACATTATTTATTATATTAAGTGCCGTTTTAATGGCAATTGGCTGGAATTTTATCATTAAAGGGAAGGCAAAGGCGCATAAAATAACGATGATTTCATCCGCGATTAGTGCATTGCTTTTCCTTATAATCTATATGTCTCGAACTATTTTTATTGGCAATACTAGCTTTGGGGGTCCTGAGGATCTAAAAATCTATTATACGATTTTTCTAATTTTCCATATTATTTTAGCAACATCTGGTGCAGTTTTTGTAGTAGCTACGCTAATTCTGGCATTCAAACGAAAAATTAGAATACATAGAAAAATAGGACCTGTTACTGCAGTAATTTGGTTCTTTACCGCCATAACTGGTGTGATGGTATATTTATTTTTATATATCTTCTGGGATGCTGGTGAAACGACTAATCTCTTCCGGGCAATCTGGGGATTCTAA
- the ctaF gene encoding cytochrome c oxidase subunit IVB translates to MNNENMNIDKINSFQKQQNKEEMKKQIITFVLMIAFTVVAFAVVASGLEAIYAVPLILILAVVQVGFQFYYFMHMKDEGHEVPAALIYGGIWVAILVALTMTTIIWW, encoded by the coding sequence ATGAATAACGAGAATATGAATATTGATAAAATTAATTCTTTCCAAAAACAACAAAATAAAGAAGAAATGAAAAAACAGATTATTACGTTTGTCTTAATGATTGCTTTTACAGTTGTTGCTTTTGCTGTAGTTGCAAGTGGATTAGAAGCCATTTATGCTGTTCCACTAATATTAATTCTAGCTGTAGTACAAGTTGGCTTTCAATTCTATTATTTCATGCATATGAAGGATGAAGGCCATGAAGTACCCGCTGCATTAATTTATGGGGGAATTTGGGTTGCGATTTTAGTAGCATTAACAATGACAACAATAATTTGGTGGTAA
- a CDS encoding YlbF family regulator has protein sequence MIATLEYVEILDQSEQLGKMIMESEVMDDYKNRQVALYEDTEAQELIRAFTDMKQHYDDIQRFGRYHPDYNEIMKKVRSTKREMDMNEKVAMFKVAERNLQNLLDEISSYVALSVSEQIKAPKDGAALTDSGCGHGGACGCSH, from the coding sequence TTGATTGCAACATTAGAATATGTTGAAATTCTCGACCAATCAGAGCAACTTGGCAAGATGATTATGGAATCAGAAGTAATGGATGATTATAAGAATAGACAAGTTGCGCTTTATGAAGATACAGAAGCACAAGAACTTATTCGTGCTTTTACAGATATGAAACAACATTATGATGATATTCAGAGATTTGGAAGATATCATCCGGATTATAACGAAATAATGAAGAAAGTTCGTTCTACCAAAAGGGAAATGGATATGAACGAAAAAGTCGCAATGTTTAAGGTTGCTGAACGAAACTTGCAAAATTTGCTAGATGAGATCAGTAGCTATGTTGCATTAAGTGTAAGTGAACAAATTAAAGCACCTAAGGACGGAGCAGCATTAACAGATAGTGGCTGTGGTCATGGTGGGGCATGTGGATGCTCACATTAA
- the ctaD gene encoding cytochrome c oxidase subunit I gives MRDKREVYKLSIATTQKKGFGAVLWDYLTTVDHKKIGNMYIAAGAFFFLIGGLEALIIRIQLIKPENDFISAGLYNEMITMHGTTMIFFAATPILIGFMNAIMPLQIGARDVAFPFLNSLGFWLFFFGGVLLNLSWIFGGGAPDAGWTSYAPLSLQSPGHGVDFYVMGLQLSGAGTLMGGINFIVTIVTMRAPGMTYMRMPLFTWTTFVTSILILFAFPALTVGLFLLMFDRMFGSAFFDVALGGNAIIWQHLFWIFGHPEVYILILPAFGIFSEIIPAFSKKRLFGYTSMVFATFLIAFLGFMVWAHHMFTVGLGPVANAIFAVATMAIAVPTGIKIFNWLATMWGGSITINSAMLWALAFIPSFTIGGMTGVMLGAASADYQYHDTYFVVAHFHYVIVGGVVFGIFAATHYWYPKMFGRILHEGLGKLSFWLFFIGFHLTFFIQHFLGLMGMPRRYWVFLENQGLDTGNLISTIGAFLMGLGTIVVLINVVYTAVKGKKVSGDPWDARTLEWAIPSPPPEYNFKQLPLVRGLDPLWIEKTEGKGKMTPAEPVVDIHMPNGSIYPFIMTIGFFIASIGFIFQVDNNLWLLAVYFGMALALGTMVVRSLKDDHGYHIHKEDLEREAD, from the coding sequence ATGAGAGACAAAAGGGAGGTTTATAAGTTGAGTATAGCAACTACTCAAAAAAAGGGCTTTGGTGCTGTTTTATGGGATTATTTAACGACAGTAGACCATAAGAAAATTGGTAATATGTATATTGCCGCTGGTGCCTTCTTCTTCTTAATTGGGGGATTAGAAGCTCTAATAATACGAATTCAATTAATTAAACCTGAGAATGATTTTATTAGTGCAGGTTTGTATAATGAAATGATTACGATGCATGGAACTACAATGATATTCTTTGCAGCCACACCGATATTAATCGGTTTTATGAACGCAATTATGCCTTTACAAATTGGGGCGCGAGATGTTGCATTTCCGTTTTTAAACTCGTTAGGTTTTTGGTTATTCTTCTTTGGAGGAGTTCTTCTAAACCTAAGTTGGATTTTTGGCGGAGGAGCTCCTGATGCAGGTTGGACTTCATATGCACCGTTATCGCTCCAATCACCAGGGCATGGGGTAGATTTTTATGTTATGGGTCTTCAGCTTTCAGGTGCGGGAACATTGATGGGTGGTATTAACTTCATTGTGACTATCGTAACAATGCGTGCTCCTGGTATGACCTATATGCGTATGCCATTATTTACATGGACAACGTTTGTTACAAGTATTTTAATTTTATTTGCATTTCCAGCGCTAACTGTAGGTTTGTTCTTACTAATGTTTGATAGGATGTTTGGGTCAGCATTCTTTGATGTTGCTTTGGGCGGTAATGCCATTATATGGCAGCATTTATTCTGGATATTTGGACATCCTGAAGTTTATATTTTGATTCTGCCAGCGTTTGGAATTTTTAGTGAAATTATTCCAGCGTTTTCTAAGAAGCGTTTATTTGGATATACTTCCATGGTATTCGCAACATTCTTAATCGCATTCTTAGGATTTATGGTATGGGCTCACCATATGTTTACGGTTGGACTTGGACCTGTGGCAAACGCAATTTTTGCTGTTGCAACAATGGCAATTGCGGTGCCAACGGGAATTAAGATATTTAACTGGTTAGCAACAATGTGGGGCGGAAGTATAACGATTAACTCAGCAATGCTTTGGGCATTGGCATTTATTCCTTCATTTACGATTGGTGGTATGACAGGTGTAATGCTAGGTGCTGCATCAGCTGACTACCAATACCATGATACGTATTTCGTTGTCGCCCACTTCCACTATGTAATTGTTGGTGGGGTAGTGTTTGGTATATTTGCAGCAACACATTATTGGTATCCAAAAATGTTTGGAAGAATCTTACACGAAGGCCTTGGTAAGCTATCATTCTGGCTATTCTTTATAGGCTTCCATTTAACTTTCTTTATTCAGCATTTCCTAGGGCTAATGGGAATGCCACGTCGATATTGGGTATTCTTGGAAAACCAGGGATTAGATACAGGAAACTTAATTAGTACGATTGGTGCCTTCTTGATGGGGCTTGGTACAATCGTCGTATTAATAAACGTAGTCTATACTGCTGTAAAAGGTAAAAAGGTTTCGGGGGATCCATGGGATGCACGTACATTAGAATGGGCAATTCCTTCACCACCACCTGAATACAACTTTAAGCAGCTTCCTTTAGTTCGTGGTTTGGATCCATTGTGGATTGAAAAGACAGAAGGAAAAGGAAAAATGACACCAGCAGAACCTGTAGTTGATATTCATATGCCAAATGGGTCAATATATCCATTTATTATGACAATTGGATTTTTCATAGCTTCTATTGGATTTATATTCCAAGTAGATAATAATTTATGGTTACTTGCGGTTTACTTTGGAATGGCACTTGCTCTTGGAACAATGGTTGTTAGATCACTAAAAGATGACCACGGTTATCATATACACAAAGAAGACCTTGAAAGGGAGGCTGACTGA
- a CDS encoding YlbE-like family protein — translation MDQYSYQYIIENPQLANFIRYNPMWYRYLSRDPNNILEMEKEAKKFYGKTLPQRLEKISSNMQMVGMLMQFADAMKD, via the coding sequence ATGGATCAATATAGTTATCAGTATATAATTGAAAACCCGCAATTAGCTAATTTTATTCGCTATAATCCTATGTGGTATCGCTACTTATCTCGAGACCCGAATAATATTTTAGAGATGGAAAAGGAGGCAAAGAAATTTTACGGGAAAACCCTTCCACAGCGACTGGAAAAAATCAGCAGTAATATGCAAATGGTTGGGATGTTAATGCAATTTGCTGATGCAATGAAAGATTAA
- a CDS encoding COX15/CtaA family protein, with translation MIKYLKWLSVIATIGMLFILLGGALVTKTGSEDGCGDSWPLCNAEFSFEMVVEVSHRLVTGGVGIIVLALSILSWRLIGHIREVKLLSFLSVFFIVLQSLIGAAAVMWGQSDFVLASHFGISLLSFASVFLLMLLIFEIDKKFDADSLYIEKRHRTEILALSIYTLIVVYTGALVRHTNSNMVCGDWPFCNNGAPLSFADYNFQQWVQMGHRLLAGILFIWTILIVVKMVKHYRSSRVMRWGWSITLALITLQVFFGAMIIFTMLNLGIALMHALVISCYFGMLSYFILLSARSARQEKMLADSNYKNNVLDKQIN, from the coding sequence ATGATTAAATACTTAAAGTGGTTATCTGTAATTGCTACGATTGGTATGCTCTTTATCCTCTTAGGTGGAGCACTTGTAACAAAAACAGGTTCTGAAGATGGCTGTGGAGATAGTTGGCCGTTATGTAATGCTGAATTTTCTTTTGAAATGGTTGTGGAAGTCAGTCACCGTTTAGTTACTGGAGGTGTTGGGATTATTGTTCTAGCACTTTCCATTCTTTCATGGAGATTAATTGGACATATCCGCGAAGTAAAACTGCTATCTTTTTTATCCGTTTTCTTTATCGTTTTACAATCTTTGATTGGTGCGGCAGCCGTCATGTGGGGCCAATCTGATTTCGTTCTGGCTTCACATTTTGGTATATCATTACTTTCATTTGCATCTGTATTTTTACTAATGCTACTTATCTTTGAAATTGATAAGAAATTCGATGCAGATTCACTCTACATTGAAAAGAGACATCGAACAGAGATATTGGCCTTATCCATTTATACACTAATCGTCGTGTATACTGGTGCATTAGTGCGGCACACCAATTCGAATATGGTTTGTGGAGACTGGCCATTCTGTAATAATGGAGCACCGCTTAGTTTCGCAGACTATAACTTTCAGCAATGGGTGCAAATGGGGCATCGATTATTGGCAGGCATCTTATTTATTTGGACCATTCTTATAGTTGTAAAGATGGTCAAACATTACCGTTCGAGTAGAGTAATGAGATGGGGATGGAGTATAACGCTCGCACTTATTACCTTACAAGTATTTTTTGGCGCGATGATTATTTTTACAATGCTCAATCTTGGAATCGCCTTAATGCATGCACTGGTAATATCTTGTTATTTTGGAATGTTAAGCTACTTCATTCTTCTGTCAGCCAGAAGCGCAAGACAGGAGAAGATGTTGGCTGATTCGAACTATAAGAATAATGTGTTAGATAAGCAGATTAACTAA
- the ctaG gene encoding cytochrome c oxidase assembly factor CtaG — protein MWLNLQIFGFRALWSPYFFIFLIFIAIAYALITGPYRHRFGGEDKPSLKQQFLFYFAILLIYAVKGSPVDLMSHITLTAHMTQMAIYILIVPILIIKGLPEWIWKKIIYAPFIRPALKVLANPIISVLLFYSLFSFYHVPFVFDFSKSSTIAHTLIHLVLFIAAFNMWLPVLAPVKELDRLKPLLKIAYVFISAVLMTPACVIIIFASEPLYASYSSGGAWITALSLCVPVDVLQGISSTLTGPGLFTSMDVLEDQQLGGIVMKVIQEITYGFILAGIFFKWFSKESLKVDPLPSDS, from the coding sequence ATGTGGTTAAATTTACAAATTTTTGGTTTTCGTGCTTTGTGGAGTCCGTATTTTTTTATCTTTCTTATATTTATTGCAATAGCGTATGCATTAATTACAGGCCCATATCGACATCGCTTTGGCGGAGAAGATAAACCCAGTCTAAAACAACAATTTTTGTTTTATTTTGCGATATTGTTAATTTATGCTGTAAAGGGATCACCCGTAGATTTAATGTCGCATATTACGTTAACTGCACATATGACACAAATGGCAATTTATATACTTATCGTTCCAATTCTCATTATTAAAGGGTTACCAGAATGGATTTGGAAGAAGATTATTTATGCACCATTTATAAGACCGGCATTAAAGGTACTTGCCAATCCAATCATATCTGTATTATTGTTTTATAGTCTGTTTAGTTTTTATCATGTCCCATTTGTATTTGATTTTTCAAAGTCATCAACGATTGCTCATACTTTAATCCATTTAGTTTTATTTATTGCAGCATTTAATATGTGGTTACCAGTTCTAGCTCCTGTAAAGGAATTGGATCGATTAAAACCATTACTTAAAATTGCTTATGTATTTATTAGTGCAGTGTTAATGACACCAGCTTGTGTAATTATTATTTTTGCATCGGAACCGCTATATGCCTCTTATTCGAGTGGCGGAGCATGGATAACGGCATTAAGTCTATGTGTGCCAGTTGATGTGTTACAGGGTATATCTAGTACTTTAACAGGTCCAGGGTTATTTACTTCGATGGATGTATTAGAAGATCAGCAATTGGGTGGAATTGTAATGAAGGTCATTCAAGAAATTACCTATGGATTTATTCTAGCAGGAATATTCTTTAAATGGTTTTCTAAGGAAAGTTTGAAGGTTGATCCGCTGCCATCTGATTCTTAA
- a CDS encoding cytochrome (ubi)quinol oxidase subunit III has product MSQDHSLNPETMPHDPSKATTEGKHKFLGLWFFLGGETVLFACFFGTFIALRNSTAGGPTSQELFGLELVFLMTVLLLTSSLTSVYAIYHMKNNDFKKMQLWFGITALLGIGFLACELYEFAHYITEYGFTFRSSAFGSAFYTLVGFHGGHVIFGLSWLIALMVRNAKRGLNLYNAPKYNTFSLYWHFIDVVWVFIFTVVYLMGAVS; this is encoded by the coding sequence ATGAGTCAAGATCATTCCTTGAATCCAGAAACAATGCCACATGATCCGTCAAAGGCTACTACAGAAGGGAAACACAAGTTCCTTGGATTATGGTTTTTCCTAGGTGGAGAGACTGTTTTGTTCGCATGTTTCTTCGGAACATTTATTGCGCTAAGAAATTCAACAGCAGGCGGTCCAACCTCTCAGGAATTATTTGGGTTAGAATTAGTGTTTCTTATGACAGTATTATTATTAACTAGTTCATTAACTAGTGTATATGCAATCTATCATATGAAGAACAATGATTTTAAAAAGATGCAATTATGGTTTGGAATTACCGCATTGCTTGGGATTGGATTTTTAGCTTGTGAGTTATATGAGTTTGCACATTATATAACAGAATATGGCTTTACATTCCGTTCCTCAGCATTTGGATCAGCGTTCTATACGTTAGTAGGCTTCCATGGTGGGCACGTTATATTCGGACTTAGCTGGTTAATTGCACTGATGGTTCGTAATGCTAAACGTGGACTTAATTTATATAACGCACCAAAGTACAACACTTTTAGTCTGTACTGGCATTTTATTGATGTTGTTTGGGTGTTTATCTTTACGGTTGTATATTTGATGGGAGCGGTGAGTTAA
- a CDS encoding YlbG family protein yields the protein MRTNRQGIIVWFQHTKNIKQIKRFGNLIYVSKKLKYAVIYVDQTEIDKIEYKLLKLPFVSKVDKSYKPFIKTDYENAKPDEAKQYDYDYKMGI from the coding sequence ATGAGAACGAATCGGCAAGGTATTATCGTGTGGTTTCAACATACGAAAAATATTAAACAAATTAAGCGTTTTGGTAACTTGATTTATGTATCCAAGAAGTTAAAATATGCTGTTATTTATGTTGACCAAACGGAAATAGATAAAATCGAATATAAATTATTAAAACTGCCATTTGTTTCTAAAGTAGATAAATCTTATAAGCCGTTCATCAAAACCGACTATGAAAATGCGAAACCTGATGAGGCAAAGCAATATGATTATGATTATAAAATGGGAATATAA
- a CDS encoding YlbD family protein, whose amino-acid sequence MEVQHLDPTVLAFKKFINEHPALIKEVRKNGKSWQEYYEKWVLLGEDDPHWKQYKEEQVKEDENKSEQKNFELMSQLMKLTENFDINKVQGQVQQLSNTISTIQEVIGQYQQSKKPSEPTKDPFNWFRD is encoded by the coding sequence ATGGAAGTTCAACATCTTGATCCAACGGTGCTTGCGTTTAAAAAATTTATTAATGAACATCCAGCTTTAATTAAAGAAGTAAGAAAAAATGGTAAGTCATGGCAAGAGTATTATGAAAAGTGGGTTCTTCTCGGCGAAGATGATCCACATTGGAAACAATATAAAGAGGAGCAAGTAAAAGAAGACGAAAACAAAAGTGAACAGAAAAATTTTGAATTAATGAGCCAACTCATGAAGCTTACCGAAAACTTTGATATAAATAAAGTACAAGGTCAAGTGCAGCAGCTAAGCAACACGATTTCTACCATTCAAGAGGTAATTGGTCAGTATCAACAATCAAAGAAGCCAAGTGAACCAACAAAGGACCCATTTAACTGGTTTCGTGACTAA
- a CDS encoding YugN family protein: MRLENTGIEDIIVDLKPLDHITGKHAFIRAGQWDYERVTYDYKIGSKEKNITYYIRIQGYALEGDVDRRNAIIKLLPPLLGKHYYPHGIEYGEEEDFPESLVERAHTLTAKVAEELTSFKKEVTESN; encoded by the coding sequence ATGAGATTAGAAAACACAGGTATTGAAGACATTATTGTTGATTTAAAACCTTTGGATCACATTACTGGTAAACACGCCTTTATCCGTGCAGGTCAGTGGGATTACGAAAGAGTAACTTACGATTATAAGATTGGTTCCAAAGAAAAAAACATTACATATTATATTCGTATCCAAGGCTATGCTCTCGAAGGAGATGTTGATAGAAGAAATGCCATAATCAAATTACTTCCACCACTATTAGGGAAGCATTATTACCCACATGGAATTGAATACGGAGAAGAAGAGGATTTCCCAGAAAGTCTAGTTGAACGCGCACATACATTAACAGCAAAAGTAGCAGAAGAGCTCACAAGCTTTAAAAAGGAAGTAACAGAAAGCAACTAA
- the cyoE gene encoding heme o synthase, whose product MDKVDTSYSEMDLHTSDSNSAKIKKLFTELKSLIKIGIINSNLITAFTGFWLAIFFTNTSITMHWDTFFLTMIGSVLVIAGGCILNNWYDVDIDPIMTRTKNRPTVTGFFSLRSVLIMGIITSLIGFILLSLTTIIATIFGFIGWFIYVVLYTMWSKRKYTLNTIVGSFSGAVPPLIGWTAVSPELHIVPIALFLIMFIWQTPHFLSLAMKKRDDYQAANVPMLPVVYGFEFTKRQIVIYIACLLPLPLLLTSLGTTFVVIATILNIAWLIIGFRGFFTKDNLKWANMIFFYSLNYLTVMFLLMVIVTLPIF is encoded by the coding sequence ATGGATAAAGTGGATACGTCCTATTCTGAAATGGATCTACATACCTCGGATTCAAATAGTGCAAAGATAAAAAAACTATTTACGGAGTTAAAATCACTAATTAAAATAGGGATAATAAATTCAAATTTAATTACAGCCTTTACCGGATTTTGGCTGGCAATTTTCTTTACTAATACCTCCATCACGATGCATTGGGATACTTTTTTCCTGACGATGATTGGAAGTGTGTTAGTAATCGCAGGTGGCTGTATTCTTAATAACTGGTATGATGTAGATATAGATCCAATAATGACAAGGACGAAAAATAGACCAACTGTAACTGGTTTCTTTTCTTTAAGGTCTGTCCTGATTATGGGGATTATTACTAGTTTAATTGGATTTATTTTATTATCTTTAACCACAATTATAGCAACAATATTTGGATTTATTGGTTGGTTTATTTATGTTGTGTTGTATACGATGTGGTCTAAAAGAAAGTATACGCTTAATACGATTGTTGGTAGCTTTTCAGGGGCAGTGCCTCCATTAATTGGCTGGACAGCTGTTAGTCCTGAATTACATATTGTACCAATTGCATTATTTTTAATTATGTTTATTTGGCAAACACCACATTTTCTTTCGTTAGCAATGAAGAAGAGGGATGATTATCAAGCGGCGAATGTGCCAATGCTTCCCGTAGTGTATGGTTTTGAGTTTACTAAGCGACAAATTGTAATATACATTGCTTGCTTGTTACCGTTGCCATTATTATTAACTTCCTTGGGAACGACATTTGTTGTAATCGCTACAATTCTTAATATAGCCTGGTTAATTATTGGTTTTAGAGGATTTTTCACTAAGGATAATCTGAAATGGGCAAATATGATTTTCTTTTATTCTCTAAATTATTTAACCGTGATGTTCTTATTGATGGTAATTGTCACATTACCAATATTCTAA
- a CDS encoding CAP domain-containing protein, protein MKFIRSLIFITIIAFIAFYILEEKNMSPNVAIDSIVSEVKEKSNMLENKSAPKDEGKQSKLPIEGDLFGWIGRSSEQLIEIYGEPIRRDASAYGYEWWVYTDSQLEYIQFGIENNQIETVYATGSSLKDERASIGQSFTSLDEQFTFENEVSFNEGLSSYTFKLTNEERNMRPLVKLGDHLFAQFYFDTFTNKLSSIRVLTAGILLKHRPYQIQYRGDLPEGSTLTEEEWANVESGMEQQVFDITNVFRNQQGLKSLLWEDPVAQVAFRHSKDMEENNYFSHDSLNGNGLKERLAVEDVFYSAAGENIAAGYTDAPAAMEGWLNSEGHREALFKKEYTHLGVGVYKLYYTQNFLAKPL, encoded by the coding sequence ATGAAATTTATTCGAAGTTTAATATTTATCACTATTATTGCCTTCATTGCTTTTTATATTTTAGAAGAAAAGAATATGTCACCAAATGTAGCAATCGATAGTATTGTCAGTGAAGTTAAAGAAAAGTCCAATATGTTAGAGAATAAATCTGCTCCTAAGGATGAGGGGAAACAAAGCAAGCTTCCGATAGAGGGAGATTTATTTGGTTGGATTGGTAGGTCCAGCGAGCAGCTGATTGAAATATATGGTGAGCCGATTCGAAGGGATGCTAGTGCATACGGCTATGAATGGTGGGTGTATACCGATAGTCAATTAGAGTATATTCAGTTTGGTATTGAAAATAACCAAATCGAAACGGTATATGCAACCGGGTCTAGTTTAAAGGATGAGCGTGCTTCCATCGGACAAAGCTTTACTTCATTAGATGAACAGTTTACTTTTGAAAATGAAGTATCATTTAATGAAGGCTTGTCATCGTATACGTTTAAACTAACTAATGAAGAGCGGAATATGCGCCCATTGGTGAAGCTGGGCGACCATTTATTTGCACAATTTTATTTTGATACCTTTACAAATAAATTATCGTCTATTCGTGTATTAACGGCAGGAATATTATTAAAGCATCGTCCATATCAAATTCAATACCGTGGAGATTTACCTGAAGGATCAACCTTAACAGAAGAGGAATGGGCAAATGTTGAGTCTGGAATGGAACAGCAAGTATTTGATATTACAAATGTCTTTCGTAATCAACAAGGACTAAAATCTTTGCTATGGGAGGATCCTGTTGCTCAGGTTGCGTTCAGGCATAGTAAAGATATGGAGGAAAACAATTATTTTTCCCATGATAGCTTAAATGGAAATGGACTTAAAGAAAGATTAGCCGTTGAAGATGTGTTTTATTCTGCAGCTGGGGAGAATATTGCTGCAGGGTATACCGACGCACCAGCAGCGATGGAAGGATGGTTAAATAGTGAGGGTCATCGTGAGGCGTTGTTCAAGAAAGAATACACTCATTTAGGTGTAGGTGTCTATAAATTATATTATACACAGAACTTTCTAGCCAAACCGCTATAA